One window of the Cryptomeria japonica chromosome 7, Sugi_1.0, whole genome shotgun sequence genome contains the following:
- the LOC131074314 gene encoding L-gulonolactone oxidase 2-like produces the protein MNFFPFLLLNININGVCCSPPAPPVKCDTSGCTVSNAYGIFPDRLTCRATPAVFPSSEEELLAAVAASSRNKQKMRVVTQWSQSIPKLVCLGGEEGLIISTQELKHVVSIDEESMRMSVESGAALGDIISAATEYKLALPQTPYWKGLTIGGILCMGAHGSSVFGKGSVVHEYVVGMRLVVPLRGGNASVVTLNSSHADLDVAKLSLGLLGVISQACP, from the exons ATGAATTTCTTCCCCTTCCTCCTCTTAAATATCAACATCAATGGCGTATGCTGCAGCCCACCTGCTCCCCCAGTCAAATGCGACACTAGCGGTTGCACAGTCAGCAACGCCTATGGAATATTCCCCGACCGATTGACATGCAGAGCCACACCGGCCGTTTTCCCTTCGTCGGAAGAAGAGTTGCTGGCGGCGGTGGCGGCGAGCAGCCGCAACAAGCAGAAGATGCGGGTGGTCACGCAGTGGTCGCAATCCATTCCCAAATTGGTTTGCTTGGGCGGAGAAGAGGGGCTAATCATAAGCACCCAGGAGCTAAAACACGTGGTTAGCATAGATGAGGAGTCCATGAGAATGAGCGTGGAAAGCGGAGCAGCTTTGGGGGATATAATAAGCGCAGCCACTGAATATAAGCTGGCACTCCCACAGACTCCATATTGGAAGGGGCTTACAATAGGGGGGATCCTCTGTATGGGGGCTCATGGAAGCTCAGTCTTTGGGAAGGGAAGTGTTGTTCATGAGTACGTTGTGGGGATGAGATTGGTGGTTCCCCTGAGAGGAGGGAATGCAAGTGTCGTGACCCTCAATTCCTCCCATGCCGATCTCGATGTTGCCAAGCTTTCTCTTGGCCTTCTCGGAGTCATTTCTCAG GCATGCCCATAA